A region from the Anaerolineae bacterium genome encodes:
- the selA gene encoding L-seryl-tRNA(Sec) selenium transferase: MIKQAKKRVSEKMKLNEKRQSFLKMLPGVDHILEIAGTKPVFEDIPKSVLVRCVRSVIQDLRIIVLDDKMEIKEEELSETTILDKIKACVQDAMTPNLLRVINATGVVMHTNLGRSILAAEAVENLSLIAGSYSNLEFDLSKGVRGSRYSAVEDILCEISGAQAAMVVNNNAGAVLLCLETIAKGKKVIVSRGELVEIGGSFRIPDVMEKSGGILKEVGTTNRTHLKDYESAIESDTGLILKVHKSNYSVVGFTAEVSVNDMVELGKKYHIPVMEDLGSGTFIDFSQYGMLKEPTVQESVATGVDVVTFSGDKLLGGPQAGIIVGKKDILDRIKQNPLTRALRIDKLTLAALETTLRLYLDKDKAVAAIPTLRMLTLSYDDIEKKAVQLENMLKNINDARISIKLIDLSSQAGGGALPLLDLPSRCVGVNVKGLSVNAVERYMRNNMPPIIGRIEDDLFIIDPRTIQEDELQFIESAFSGMVRDF, from the coding sequence ATGATTAAACAGGCAAAAAAGAGAGTATCGGAAAAAATGAAATTAAATGAAAAAAGGCAGTCTTTTTTAAAAATGCTTCCCGGGGTTGATCATATCCTTGAAATTGCAGGGACGAAACCGGTATTTGAAGATATTCCAAAATCTGTTCTGGTTCGCTGCGTTCGTTCGGTTATCCAGGATCTCCGTATAATTGTTCTTGACGATAAAATGGAGATTAAAGAGGAAGAGCTGTCTGAAACTACGATTCTTGATAAGATAAAAGCCTGCGTACAGGATGCCATGACTCCGAATCTTTTGCGTGTAATTAACGCCACCGGCGTTGTTATGCATACAAATCTCGGCAGATCAATACTTGCTGCTGAAGCTGTTGAGAACCTGTCTCTTATTGCCGGCAGCTATTCGAACCTGGAGTTTGATCTGTCAAAAGGTGTGCGCGGTTCGCGATATAGCGCTGTTGAGGATATACTATGTGAAATCAGCGGCGCTCAGGCAGCCATGGTTGTAAATAATAACGCAGGAGCTGTCCTGCTCTGTCTGGAAACAATAGCAAAGGGCAAAAAGGTTATTGTATCAAGGGGGGAGCTTGTTGAAATCGGCGGTTCATTCCGGATTCCGGACGTGATGGAAAAAAGCGGCGGAATTTTAAAGGAGGTCGGCACAACAAACCGCACTCATCTAAAAGACTATGAATCTGCGATAGAAAGCGACACAGGACTTATCTTAAAGGTGCATAAAAGCAATTACAGTGTGGTGGGTTTTACGGCTGAGGTTTCTGTTAATGATATGGTTGAGCTCGGGAAGAAATATCATATTCCTGTCATGGAAGACCTGGGAAGCGGAACCTTTATTGATTTTTCACAATACGGCATGTTAAAGGAGCCCACTGTCCAGGAATCTGTGGCAACAGGTGTGGATGTTGTGACTTTCAGCGGAGACAAGCTCCTTGGTGGCCCGCAAGCCGGTATAATTGTCGGCAAAAAGGATATTCTTGACCGGATAAAGCAAAATCCCCTTACAAGGGCGCTGCGGATAGACAAGCTGACACTTGCAGCCCTGGAAACCACTCTGCGCCTGTATCTGGACAAAGACAAAGCAGTTGCCGCGATTCCTACTTTGAGGATGTTGACCCTTTCTTATGATGACATCGAAAAAAAGGCGGTCCAGCTTGAAAATATGCTTAAAAACATTAACGATGCCCGTATTTCTATTAAGCTGATTGATCTGTCTTCGCAGGCAGGAGGCGGAGCGCTTCCGCTTCTTGACTTGCCCAGCAGGTGTGTTGGTGTTAATGTGAAAGGGTTGTCGGTTAATGCCGTTGAAAGATACATGCGTAACAATATGCCTCCGATCATAGGAAGAATAGAGGATGATTTGTTTATCATAGACCCCAGAACCATACAGGAGGATGAATTGCAGTTTATAGAATCAGCCTTCTCCGGCATGGTTAGAGATTTTTGA
- a CDS encoding tetratricopeptide repeat protein, whose amino-acid sequence MKHNKQKLFYDRSLTHQFLFSRTDSKQMADKADAGLSLDLDELKREFPDILHNRSLIDHAMESLDSLSQFGAMVVQIDRPSHKDKPDINQADINQTSNILLDVAKTIDLICRSNNGIWGQTGSSMFGCFFPEADEYLCQDIAEKVKRNVADSQNRTVTIGIALYPTINFHKGKILDNAHKALHHAAFFGPGSSVFFDTISLNISGDRLYQENDINEAIEEFKTALMLDPLNVNVHNSLGVCYGVLGAFEKALEHFEQAIQVDPKEIMALYNAGIVNTLINNKDKALELLLKAESMGEDVFEVALAAGKLYLEKEEFSKARPLLEKAVELMPKSGTAFRYLGECYAAVQMTDEAVRAYKKAIRLNPNDAYSLSALGHLFDLKGENPEIATIFCRQSIDIAPENGLFINRLGRLYLKQNQLKEALIEFEKAHDLGYDSMEFIKKIQDMLQDEQNR is encoded by the coding sequence ATGAAACACAATAAACAAAAATTATTTTACGACCGCAGCTTAACCCATCAATTTCTATTTTCCAGAACAGATTCCAAACAGATGGCTGATAAGGCAGATGCCGGGCTATCTCTTGATTTGGATGAACTGAAAAGAGAATTCCCGGATATTTTGCATAATAGATCTTTGATCGATCATGCCATGGAATCTCTTGATTCTTTATCGCAGTTTGGAGCAATGGTTGTCCAGATTGACAGGCCATCTCATAAGGACAAACCAGATATAAACCAGGCAGATATAAACCAGACTTCAAACATCCTGCTTGATGTTGCCAAAACAATCGACCTTATATGCAGAAGTAACAATGGTATCTGGGGACAGACAGGAAGCAGTATGTTTGGATGTTTTTTTCCGGAAGCCGACGAATACCTTTGCCAGGACATTGCGGAAAAGGTTAAGCGCAATGTCGCAGACAGTCAAAACAGAACAGTTACAATCGGAATAGCATTATATCCAACTATTAATTTCCATAAAGGCAAAATCCTTGACAACGCACACAAGGCGCTTCATCATGCCGCCTTTTTCGGCCCGGGCAGCTCTGTGTTTTTTGATACAATCAGCTTAAATATAAGCGGCGATCGTCTGTATCAGGAAAATGATATTAATGAGGCGATTGAGGAGTTTAAAACAGCGCTTATGCTTGACCCGTTAAATGTAAATGTTCATAATAGTCTTGGAGTATGTTACGGCGTCCTGGGAGCTTTTGAAAAGGCACTGGAACATTTTGAGCAGGCAATTCAAGTTGACCCCAAAGAGATTATGGCCTTATATAACGCGGGAATTGTAAACACCTTGATAAACAACAAGGATAAGGCTCTTGAATTGCTGCTCAAAGCAGAGAGTATGGGGGAGGATGTATTTGAAGTGGCACTGGCGGCAGGCAAACTTTATCTTGAAAAGGAAGAATTCAGCAAGGCAAGACCTTTACTTGAAAAAGCCGTAGAACTCATGCCAAAATCAGGGACAGCCTTTAGATACCTTGGCGAGTGTTATGCGGCAGTTCAAATGACAGATGAAGCGGTTCGCGCATATAAAAAGGCAATAAGGCTAAATCCAAATGATGCTTATTCGCTGTCTGCGCTTGGCCATCTTTTTGATCTTAAGGGAGAAAATCCTGAAATTGCTACAATATTTTGCCGACAAAGCATAGATATTGCTCCTGAAAACGGCCTGTTCATAAACAGACTCGGCAGGCTTTATTTAAAACAAAATCAGCTCAAAGAGGCTTTAATCGAGTTTGAAAAAGCACACGATCTTGGATATGACTCAATGGAATTTATCAAAAAAATTCAAGATATGTTACAGGACGAACAAAATAGATGA
- a CDS encoding D-sedoheptulose 7-phosphate isomerase: MRNIILNILEESINVKAGFIKGNIDLIVKGAERLASCVASGKKILIFGNGGSAADAQHIAAEFINRFQIERPPLAAIALTTDTSVITSIGNDYGFDEIFSKQIRAFGKKDDIAWGISTSGNSTNVIKAINAAKEIGLFTIGFTGRGGKLAECADMAFAAESDKTARIQEAHITLGHIFCDIVERIIFPEGFV, translated from the coding sequence ATGAGAAATATAATCTTAAATATACTTGAAGAAAGCATTAACGTTAAAGCCGGGTTTATTAAAGGCAATATTGATCTTATTGTCAAAGGGGCGGAAAGGCTTGCCTCATGCGTTGCATCCGGCAAAAAGATTCTTATTTTTGGCAATGGAGGCAGCGCCGCGGATGCTCAGCATATTGCGGCGGAATTTATCAACAGGTTTCAAATTGAGCGGCCTCCGCTTGCAGCAATAGCCCTTACAACAGACACCTCTGTAATCACAAGCATCGGGAATGATTACGGCTTTGATGAAATATTTTCAAAACAGATAAGGGCGTTCGGCAAAAAGGATGATATTGCATGGGGTATCAGCACCAGCGGGAATTCAACTAATGTAATAAAGGCTATAAATGCGGCAAAAGAGATCGGGCTCTTTACAATAGGCTTTACAGGACGAGGAGGTAAGCTGGCCGAATGCGCTGATATGGCATTTGCCGCGGAATCGGATAAAACAGCAAGGATTCAGGAGGCGCATATTACACTGGGGCATATATTTTGCGATATTGTAGAAAGAATCATTTTCCCTGAAGGGTTTGTTTAA
- a CDS encoding zinc ribbon domain-containing protein — MPIYEYHCNNCDKNFELLIFGKEKPVCPSCKNKKVVRLLSACGFMSKGSSGETVKASASDSSCTGCAAASCSTCGH, encoded by the coding sequence ATGCCGATTTATGAGTATCATTGTAATAATTGCGATAAAAATTTTGAACTCCTTATATTCGGAAAGGAAAAACCTGTTTGCCCTTCCTGCAAAAACAAAAAGGTAGTAAGATTGTTATCTGCATGCGGATTCATGAGCAAGGGAAGTAGTGGCGAAACTGTAAAGGCATCTGCGTCTGACTCGTCGTGTACCGGCTGTGCGGCCGCCAGTTGTTCAACATGCGGTCATTGA